The DNA segment GCGCTGTGATTAACGTGCCTAATTCCCACCAGGAACGCGGTGTTACTATGGGATATCGTCTTGCGAATGACCAATTACTGGCATGTAAAAATCCACAGAGTTGCCAAAAGCGCTCGCTACCGGGGAACTGACACTCGCGTTCTTCTGCCCACCGCTTCGGATCATGCCAGAGGTTAACAGGCTGGGACCCATCTCCCAGATCAACTGTACAACCAGGATCAAGAAGTTTTGCCTCGGGTAAGGCCAGTCCCAGATGCCTAAACACACTGGCATGACTGCCTCCAGGTTCGAGTCCTGCCACTTGAGTCGCGCCAACGTCAAAAATCCAGGAACCACGACGGAAGGTGCCGGCACATCCTCCTGTCTGATGGTGTGCCTCTAGCAACGTCACTGGCACTCTGTCATGAGCTAGTAAAGCTGCAGCTGTGAGACCTGCGACGCCTCCACCAATTACGATCACGCGGTTATCTGTCAAAATTTAGCTTTGAATCAGGTCATGCTGGCAATAGTGGCGGCGCCTTGAGAGTGAGCAGCAATCTTTGGGACGATCTCATGGCGACCGATGGGCCTTTAGCAGGTTCTGAGCTCACCAACGCTGTGCCGGTGGGAGGGGGGTGTATTCATCAAGCTTGGCAGCTTCAACTTAGTGATGGACGCCAGATATTCGCCAAAACAGGTCCTACAGATGCCATCAAGTTGTTTGAGGTGGAGGCCGAGGCTCTCGATGCTCTTGCTCACTATGCAGATCCGGACGTTTTAATCGTGCCTCAACCTCAGTCATTGATTCAACTGCGCCATGGCGCAGTTTTACTGCTGCCATGGCTAAGGCTAGAAGGGAATAATCAGCAGTCTCTTGGCCATGGCTTAGCCCTGATGCATCAGACTTCAATGCATCAGGGCCATCAATACTTCGGATGGTATCGGGATGGATACATTGGCGCCGGTCCCCAGCCGGGGGGATGGCGAACCAGCTGGGGTCAAGCCTTTGTAGACCTTCGCCTACGTCCTCAGTTGAACCTGTTGAAACGTTTTGGAATAGATGCCGCTGGTTTAAAAGATTTTTTGAAGGCTCTAGTACGCCACCTTGATCAGCGCGACGTCGTTCCTGCATTAGTTCATGGCGATCTATGGGGAGGAAATGCTGCTTCCTTAGTTGATGGCCGTGGCACAATCTATGATCCAGCGACCTGGTGGGCGGACCCTGAAGTTGATATGGCAATGACCCACCTTTTTGGAGGATTTACCGAAAGTTTTTACCGTGCTTATTACTCGATTTTGCCTGCTGCGCCCGCCGCCGAAGAGCGAGTCGAGATTTACAACCTATACCATTTGTTAAATCACGCCAATTTATTTGGAGGTGGTTATGTGAACCAGGTCCGAGCCTGTCTAAATCGACTGGCCCGGAAACTGAGCTAAACAATCAACTAAAATATTCATGGCGAACCGTTTGAACCCGCTGGATAAGATCAGTGCGTTTCTCACTTGTGGCTAGGTTTTTCCAGCTCCATTGACCAACCACAATGAGGCCGAGTAACTCCAATATACCAGGAATGATTGGTAGTAGATTGATCGTGTCGAGGACACCCTTGATTAGAATCTGGGCAACGATCACAGCGGTAAAAATTCCAATAATCTTGCCAATACGCCCCATCTGGTTCCAGTCCACCTGATCGAGGATTTGGTTTACACTTCCCAGAACATCGCTGTAACGACTAGCAAAAGAGGTTTTCTCTTCCTCGGGCGATGCTGTTGAGCCGACATTTGACCTCCAAGTGTCGCTAGTGGAGTCTTCTTTCACTTCGGTGGTGGCATCACTCATGGGAAAAGTAGAAGT comes from the Synechococcus sp. M16CYN genome and includes:
- a CDS encoding CAAD domain-containing protein; this translates as MSDATTEVKEDSTSDTWRSNVGSTASPEEEKTSFASRYSDVLGSVNQILDQVDWNQMGRIGKIIGIFTAVIVAQILIKGVLDTINLLPIIPGILELLGLIVVGQWSWKNLATSEKRTDLIQRVQTVRHEYFS
- a CDS encoding fructosamine kinase family protein; this encodes MSSNLWDDLMATDGPLAGSELTNAVPVGGGCIHQAWQLQLSDGRQIFAKTGPTDAIKLFEVEAEALDALAHYADPDVLIVPQPQSLIQLRHGAVLLLPWLRLEGNNQQSLGHGLALMHQTSMHQGHQYFGWYRDGYIGAGPQPGGWRTSWGQAFVDLRLRPQLNLLKRFGIDAAGLKDFLKALVRHLDQRDVVPALVHGDLWGGNAASLVDGRGTIYDPATWWADPEVDMAMTHLFGGFTESFYRAYYSILPAAPAAEERVEIYNLYHLLNHANLFGGGYVNQVRACLNRLARKLS